A portion of the Algimonas porphyrae genome contains these proteins:
- a CDS encoding phosphomannomutase/phosphoglucomutase, translating into MSTTPHAHIPPNSYAFETDALVKPTGFREYDARWWFGIPGHEKDPELNLYGVRALGEGLGTLMHERGVDPVIAVGHDFRHYSLGIKMTLISGLMNAGIKVLDIGLALSPMAYFSQFHLNAAGVAMVTASHNSNGWTGVKMGIEPPLTFGPDEMARLKQIVLNGESQARSGGSYEYVDGVREAYIADVAEGVTLSRPIKVVAACGNGTAGAFAPELLRRIGADVIPVECDLDYTFPNYNPNPESMKMLHAMRDAVLEHGAEVALGFDGDGDRCGVVDNEGEEIFADKVGVMLARDLSALYPDAQFVADVKSTGLFNTDPVLKANGAKTDYYKTGHSYIKRRSKELNALVGFEKSGHYFFNAPIGRGYDCGLVSAVAILQMLDRNPGKSFADLRRALPTTYGSPTMSPYCADEEKYGVVERIVADVQADADAGRTVIDQKIVDVNTVNGVRFTVEDGSWGLIRASSNTPNLVVVVESPTAKENTVGIFRDIERRLAAYDEVGEFDQKI; encoded by the coding sequence ATGTCGACAACACCACACGCCCATATCCCGCCCAACAGCTATGCGTTCGAGACGGACGCCCTCGTCAAGCCGACGGGCTTTCGCGAATATGATGCGCGCTGGTGGTTCGGCATTCCGGGCCATGAAAAAGACCCGGAACTGAACCTGTACGGCGTGCGCGCGCTCGGCGAAGGCCTCGGCACGCTGATGCATGAACGCGGAGTCGATCCGGTGATCGCCGTCGGACATGATTTCCGGCACTACTCGCTGGGCATCAAAATGACGTTGATCAGCGGTTTGATGAATGCCGGGATCAAGGTTCTCGATATTGGTCTGGCGCTCTCGCCCATGGCCTATTTCAGCCAGTTTCATCTGAACGCAGCTGGCGTGGCCATGGTCACGGCAAGCCACAATTCCAATGGCTGGACCGGCGTGAAGATGGGGATCGAGCCGCCGCTGACCTTCGGTCCGGACGAGATGGCGCGCCTGAAGCAGATCGTTCTGAACGGCGAAAGCCAAGCGCGGTCAGGCGGGTCGTATGAATATGTCGATGGCGTACGCGAAGCCTATATCGCCGACGTGGCCGAAGGCGTGACACTGTCGCGTCCGATCAAGGTCGTGGCGGCCTGCGGCAATGGCACGGCAGGTGCGTTCGCCCCGGAATTGCTCCGCCGGATCGGAGCCGACGTCATTCCGGTCGAATGCGACCTCGACTACACCTTCCCCAATTACAACCCCAATCCGGAATCGATGAAGATGCTTCACGCCATGCGCGATGCGGTTCTGGAACATGGAGCCGAGGTCGCGCTTGGTTTCGATGGCGATGGGGACCGTTGCGGCGTGGTCGACAATGAGGGCGAAGAAATCTTCGCCGACAAGGTCGGTGTCATGCTCGCCCGCGATCTGTCAGCGCTCTATCCGGACGCGCAATTCGTTGCCGACGTGAAAAGTACGGGCTTGTTCAATACAGACCCGGTCCTGAAGGCCAATGGCGCGAAGACCGATTACTACAAGACCGGCCATAGCTACATCAAACGCCGGAGCAAGGAGCTAAACGCGCTGGTCGGGTTCGAGAAATCCGGCCACTATTTCTTCAACGCGCCGATCGGGCGCGGCTATGATTGCGGACTCGTCTCTGCCGTGGCCATCCTGCAGATGCTCGACCGTAATCCGGGCAAATCCTTTGCCGATCTGCGCCGCGCTCTGCCGACCACTTACGGCTCGCCGACCATGAGTCCCTATTGCGCGGACGAGGAAAAATACGGCGTCGTCGAGCGCATCGTCGCAGATGTGCAGGCCGATGCTGACGCCGGCAGGACCGTCATCGATCAGAAGATCGTCGATGTGAATACCGTCAATGGCGTGCGCTTTACGGTTGAGGACGGCAGCTGGGGCCTGATCCGCGCCAGTTCCAACACGCCCAATCTCGTCGTCGTCGTTGAGTCCCCGACGGCCAAGGAAAACACGGTCGGAATCTTCCGCGACATCGAACGTCGCCTCGCCGCCTATGACGAAGTCGGGGAATTTGATCAGAAGATCTAA
- a CDS encoding glycosyltransferase family 2 protein codes for MIIVNYNGDAYLRRAVEALAAQSLSDFEAFIVDNGSTDGSLASLPDLDARFSLIAAGENLGFAAGNNLAALQARGEWIVTLNPDAFARPDWLANLKKAVTRNPYVTMLGSMQITADRPETFDGTGDELSIFGVAYRAGYGNPVRSLTEDFPVFGPCAAAAAYRRDDFEAAGGFDERFFCYHEDVDLALKMRRLGGRAVQVHDAVVDHVGSGITGTASDFAVYHGTRNRIWTWFASMPTGLMIILLPLHIGANLAYLGWSLFRPGRFAPTARGVKDGLKGLPRILRDRRSYPKGSRIIWPSLVINPFKVMKRRNRID; via the coding sequence GTGATCATCGTCAATTATAATGGCGACGCCTATCTGCGACGCGCCGTCGAGGCACTTGCGGCGCAGAGCCTGTCAGACTTCGAAGCCTTCATTGTCGATAATGGCAGCACGGATGGGTCGCTTGCGAGTCTCCCAGACCTCGACGCGCGTTTCAGCCTTATCGCAGCCGGCGAAAATCTGGGGTTCGCTGCTGGCAACAATCTCGCTGCCCTACAGGCCCGAGGCGAATGGATCGTCACCCTCAATCCTGACGCGTTTGCGCGCCCGGACTGGCTGGCCAACCTGAAAAAAGCCGTCACGCGCAATCCCTATGTGACCATGCTGGGCTCGATGCAGATCACGGCGGACCGTCCGGAGACGTTTGACGGAACGGGCGACGAACTCTCCATATTCGGCGTCGCCTACCGGGCAGGCTATGGCAATCCGGTCCGGTCCCTGACCGAGGACTTTCCCGTCTTCGGCCCCTGCGCCGCTGCTGCTGCCTATCGCCGCGACGATTTCGAAGCAGCGGGCGGGTTCGATGAACGCTTCTTCTGCTACCATGAGGATGTCGATCTGGCGCTGAAGATGCGCCGCCTCGGCGGACGGGCCGTGCAGGTGCATGACGCCGTGGTCGATCATGTCGGCTCCGGAATTACAGGGACCGCGTCCGATTTCGCCGTCTATCACGGCACGCGGAACCGGATCTGGACCTGGTTCGCGTCCATGCCGACTGGGCTGATGATTATCCTGCTGCCGCTGCATATCGGCGCGAACCTGGCCTATCTGGGTTGGAGCCTGTTTCGACCGGGACGGTTTGCGCCCACGGCGCGCGGTGTGAAAGACGGGCTGAAAGGCTTGCCGCGAATCCTGCGCGACCGGCGGTCTTATCCGAAGGGAAGCCGCATAATCTGGCCTTCGCTGGTCATTAACCCGTTCAAGGTAATGAAAAGGCGAAATCGTATCGATTAG
- the ahcY gene encoding adenosylhomocysteinase, translating into MSVQTQSDDFIVKDITLADYGRKELDIAETEMPGLMALREEFGETKPLAGARITGSLHMTIQTAVLIETLTALGADVRWASCNIFSTQDHAAAAIAASGVPVFAIKGQTLEEHWDYLDKSFLFPEGANIILDDGGDATLYILLGARVENGEPDLIEGEPGSEEEAAIFAQIKKRLAASPGWFTKTRDQIVGVSEETTTGVHRLYELQREGRLPFPAINVNDSVTKSKFDNKYGCKESLVDGIRRATDTMMAGKTAVVLGYGDVGKGSAASLRGAGARVKVTEVDPICALQAAMDGFEVTTLEDTVANADIFVTTTGNKDVIRIEHMREMKDMAIVGNIGHFDNEIQVAALQNHKWTNIKDQVDMITFPGGNRMILLSQGRLLNLGNATGHPSFVMSASFTNQVLAQIELWEDSKRSAPRYANEVYMLPKHLDEKVARLHLEKIGVKLTELSQEQADYIGVTPEGPFKPEHYRY; encoded by the coding sequence ATGAGCGTCCAGACCCAATCCGACGATTTCATCGTCAAAGACATCACTCTTGCCGATTATGGTCGCAAGGAACTCGATATCGCCGAAACCGAAATGCCGGGCCTGATGGCGCTGCGGGAAGAATTCGGTGAGACCAAACCGCTGGCCGGCGCCCGCATTACGGGCTCCTTGCATATGACCATTCAGACCGCGGTGCTGATCGAAACGCTGACGGCTCTCGGGGCGGATGTGCGCTGGGCGTCTTGCAATATCTTTTCGACGCAGGACCATGCGGCGGCGGCCATTGCGGCGTCCGGCGTCCCGGTCTTCGCCATCAAGGGCCAGACACTGGAAGAGCATTGGGACTATCTCGACAAATCCTTCCTGTTTCCGGAAGGGGCGAACATCATTCTCGATGATGGCGGTGATGCAACCCTTTACATTCTGCTGGGTGCGCGCGTGGAAAATGGCGAACCGGATTTAATCGAAGGTGAACCGGGATCCGAGGAAGAAGCCGCCATTTTCGCGCAGATCAAGAAGCGCCTTGCGGCATCGCCAGGCTGGTTTACCAAGACGCGTGACCAGATCGTCGGCGTGTCCGAAGAAACCACGACGGGCGTACACCGCCTGTATGAATTGCAGCGCGAAGGCCGTCTGCCGTTCCCCGCGATCAATGTGAACGACAGCGTCACCAAATCGAAGTTCGACAACAAGTATGGTTGCAAGGAAAGCCTCGTGGACGGCATCCGCCGCGCGACCGACACGATGATGGCGGGCAAGACTGCCGTCGTGCTCGGCTACGGCGATGTCGGCAAGGGCTCAGCCGCGTCATTGCGCGGGGCGGGTGCGCGCGTGAAAGTCACCGAAGTCGATCCGATCTGCGCGCTACAGGCCGCCATGGACGGATTCGAGGTCACGACGCTGGAAGACACGGTGGCGAACGCCGACATCTTCGTCACCACGACCGGCAATAAGGATGTGATCCGTATTGAGCATATGCGCGAGATGAAGGACATGGCGATCGTCGGCAATATCGGTCACTTCGATAATGAAATTCAGGTTGCCGCGCTACAGAACCACAAATGGACCAACATCAAGGATCAGGTCGACATGATCACCTTCCCGGGTGGCAATCGCATGATCTTGCTGAGCCAAGGCCGCCTGCTGAACCTCGGCAATGCGACAGGTCATCCATCCTTTGTGATGAGCGCGTCATTTACCAATCAGGTGCTGGCGCAGATCGAGCTGTGGGAGGACTCAAAACGCAGCGCGCCGCGCTACGCGAACGAAGTCTACATGCTTCCCAAACATCTCGACGAGAAGGTCGCGCGCCTGCATCTGGAAAAGATCGGCGTGAAGCTGACGGAACTGTCTCAGGAACAGGCAGATTATATCGGTGTCACACCTGAAGGCCCGTTCAAACCGGAACATTATAGATACTAA
- the metK gene encoding methionine adenosyltransferase: MSRQSYEFTSESVSEGHPDKVADRISDEIVDLYFREAAEQGMDPWQIRVAAETLTTTNKVVIAGETRGPSSITPDRIEQLARDAIRDIGYEQDGFHWQTADIDVLLHPQSVDIAQGVDTGAGLHKAEGAGDQGIMFGYASLDVPGALMPAPVHYSHKILERLARARKQEGQDWLGPDSKSQVTVRYHNGRPVGASAIVLSTQHLDPDLTSSDIRSRVQPYIEEVLPTGWIDERTIWHINPTGKFVIGGPDGDAGLTGRKIIVDTYGGMAPHGGGAFSGKDPTKVDRSAAYATRYLAKNLVAAGVAPWVEIQVSYAIGVAAPTSIYVNVDDNNPIKGDRIEAIIPHLMDLTPRGIRSHLDLNKPIYAPTSAYGHFGREPGPDGAFSWEKVDLIDAIKARL; the protein is encoded by the coding sequence ATGTCCCGCCAATCCTACGAGTTCACTTCCGAGTCCGTGTCCGAAGGTCATCCCGATAAGGTGGCCGACAGGATCAGTGACGAGATCGTCGATCTTTATTTCCGCGAAGCGGCTGAACAGGGCATGGACCCGTGGCAGATCCGGGTTGCGGCGGAAACGCTGACGACGACCAACAAGGTCGTCATTGCCGGTGAAACACGGGGCCCCTCATCCATTACGCCGGACCGGATCGAGCAGCTGGCCCGGGACGCCATTCGCGACATCGGCTATGAACAGGACGGGTTTCACTGGCAGACGGCCGACATCGACGTCCTGCTTCATCCGCAAAGCGTCGACATTGCGCAAGGCGTCGATACGGGCGCGGGTCTGCACAAGGCGGAAGGCGCAGGCGATCAGGGAATCATGTTCGGCTACGCCTCGCTGGACGTGCCCGGCGCACTGATGCCTGCACCCGTCCATTATAGTCACAAAATTCTCGAACGACTGGCCAGAGCCCGCAAGCAGGAAGGTCAGGATTGGCTAGGTCCGGATAGCAAATCCCAAGTCACGGTGCGCTACCATAATGGTCGCCCTGTCGGCGCGTCCGCCATTGTGTTGTCGACGCAACATCTCGATCCGGATCTGACATCCAGCGATATTCGCAGCCGCGTTCAACCCTATATCGAAGAGGTACTGCCGACGGGCTGGATTGACGAACGGACGATCTGGCACATCAATCCGACCGGCAAATTCGTCATTGGCGGACCGGACGGCGATGCAGGTCTGACGGGCCGCAAGATCATCGTCGACACTTATGGCGGTATGGCGCCTCATGGCGGCGGCGCATTTTCCGGCAAGGATCCGACGAAAGTAGACCGCTCAGCCGCCTATGCAACGCGCTATCTTGCCAAGAACCTGGTCGCAGCAGGCGTTGCGCCTTGGGTGGAAATTCAGGTCAGCTACGCCATTGGCGTTGCCGCCCCGACCTCTATCTATGTCAATGTCGACGATAATAATCCGATCAAGGGCGACCGGATCGAAGCCATTATTCCACATCTGATGGACCTCACACCGCGGGGCATCCGTTCTCATCTCGACCTCAACAAGCCGATCTATGCCCCGACATCCGCCTATGGGCATTTCGGGCGCGAACCCGGACCGGACGGCGCGTTTTCATGGGAGAAGGTCGATCTGATCGACGCGATCAAGGCGCGGCTTTAA
- a CDS encoding energy transducer TonB: MRTAIKIVGLMAVGLIASPQTAAAMPTADESWDQDATVEKRVPPKAFSSRESAYCCVSYTVSHKGKAVDVTTSYCTNNRFSLGAIRTVKRWTFQPATLQAQPVSRPGMTAIITSIATSRNGTPLPGGDGYVAKRDADATVPKAPDGFSERFSWQSTYFNDEPVCPVPDPPS; encoded by the coding sequence ATGCGAACAGCAATCAAGATCGTAGGTCTGATGGCGGTCGGACTCATCGCATCACCGCAAACCGCCGCAGCGATGCCGACAGCTGACGAATCATGGGATCAGGATGCCACTGTCGAAAAACGTGTTCCGCCCAAGGCATTTTCAAGCCGCGAGAGTGCCTATTGCTGTGTCAGCTACACGGTCAGCCATAAAGGCAAGGCCGTAGACGTCACGACCAGCTATTGCACAAACAACCGCTTCTCTCTTGGCGCGATCCGAACGGTAAAGCGCTGGACATTCCAGCCCGCCACTCTTCAGGCTCAGCCTGTCTCCCGTCCAGGTATGACGGCGATCATCACGTCTATCGCGACCTCACGGAATGGTACGCCGCTACCTGGCGGGGACGGATATGTGGCGAAACGCGATGCTGACGCGACCGTGCCGAAAGCGCCGGACGGCTTTTCAGAACGGTTCTCGTGGCAATCCACCTACTTCAACGACGAGCCTGTCTGCCCCGTGCCAGACCCGCCTTCGTGA
- the cmk gene encoding (d)CMP kinase, whose product MSDPLVIAIDGTFASGKGTLAKRLAAHYGLKHLDTGKLYRATARDLLASGGALDDAEAAALAAAHIDADTLDDPYLKSGGMGAAASKVSVYPSVRQVLLEFQRNFASQGAVLDGRDIGTVICPDATVKLFVDAEPELRADRRFRELRGYGEDVTLETVLSDLKERDHRDMNRAVAPLKPAADAHLLDTSHLSIDAAVTTAIALIDAVVNAKAQ is encoded by the coding sequence ATGTCGGACCCGCTTGTCATTGCCATTGATGGAACTTTTGCGTCCGGCAAGGGCACGCTCGCGAAGCGGCTGGCGGCGCATTACGGGCTGAAACATCTCGATACGGGCAAGCTCTACCGGGCCACGGCCCGTGACCTGCTGGCGAGCGGCGGCGCGCTGGACGATGCCGAAGCGGCAGCTCTGGCGGCTGCGCATATCGATGCCGATACGCTGGATGATCCCTATCTGAAAAGTGGCGGTATGGGCGCGGCCGCGTCCAAGGTCAGCGTCTACCCGTCCGTGCGACAGGTATTGCTTGAATTTCAGCGTAACTTCGCGTCGCAAGGCGCCGTGCTGGACGGGCGGGACATCGGCACGGTGATCTGCCCCGATGCGACGGTGAAGCTGTTCGTCGATGCCGAGCCGGAGCTGCGCGCCGACCGCCGATTTCGCGAATTGCGAGGTTACGGCGAAGACGTAACGCTGGAGACAGTTCTATCCGATCTAAAGGAACGCGATCACCGCGACATGAACCGGGCCGTGGCCCCGCTCAAACCGGCTGCCGATGCCCACTTGCTGGATACGTCCCACCTCTCTATAGACGCCGCCGTCACCACGGCGATTGCATTGATCGACGCTGTGGTGAACGCGAAAGCGCAATGA
- the rpsA gene encoding 30S ribosomal protein S1 — MIIEDTLNPTTDDFAAMFEAAVEASPMREGKVVEGIVTGIEKDVAIVDVGLKTEGRVDLREFYEPGSDNQLKVGDTVEVFLERIENALGQAILSRDKARREESWVKMAKFHESEEPVKGTIVGRVKGGFTVDLGGINAFLPGSQVDIRPVRDIGPLMGSEQPFQILKMDKSRGNIVVSRRAILEESRAEQRAELVAQLQEGEVREGVVKNITDYGAFVDLGGIDGLLHVTDMSWRRVSHPSQVLNVGDTVQVKVIRINPETQRISLGMKQLQDDPWNAAAAKYIPGTRHTGRVTNIADYGAFIELEEGVEGLVHVSEMSWTKKNVHPGKIVSTSQEVEVEVLDVDEEKRRISLGLKQVQANPWDSFTDRFPIGSTISGEVKSVTEFGLFIGLEDDIDGMAHLSDLSWDKSGEEALKDYQKGQMVEAKILEVDVEKERISLGIKQLVKDTMPAGGSNFGKGNVVTCTVTNVQPAGLDVSFGEDDAQVAAFIRKGDLSRDRSEQRPERFAVGDKVDAMITRVDRKTRQYQLSIKALEISQEKEAVAQYGSSDSGASLGDILGAALKDQN; from the coding sequence ATGATTATTGAGGATACCCTCAACCCTACCACCGATGATTTCGCCGCCATGTTCGAAGCGGCGGTCGAAGCCTCGCCCATGCGCGAAGGTAAAGTCGTCGAAGGCATCGTCACCGGCATCGAAAAGGACGTCGCCATTGTCGACGTCGGTCTGAAGACCGAAGGCCGCGTCGACCTGCGCGAATTCTACGAACCCGGATCTGACAATCAGCTGAAAGTCGGCGATACGGTCGAAGTCTTTCTGGAGCGGATCGAAAATGCACTTGGTCAGGCCATCCTGTCACGCGACAAGGCGCGCCGCGAAGAGAGCTGGGTCAAAATGGCCAAGTTCCACGAGAGCGAAGAGCCCGTCAAAGGCACGATCGTCGGCCGCGTCAAAGGCGGCTTCACTGTCGATCTCGGTGGCATCAACGCCTTCCTTCCCGGTAGCCAAGTCGATATCCGCCCTGTGCGCGACATCGGCCCGCTGATGGGTTCCGAGCAGCCCTTCCAGATCCTGAAAATGGACAAGAGCCGCGGCAACATCGTCGTCTCGCGTCGTGCGATTCTCGAAGAAAGCCGTGCCGAACAGCGCGCCGAACTTGTGGCACAGCTACAAGAGGGCGAAGTCCGCGAAGGCGTGGTCAAGAACATCACCGATTACGGTGCGTTCGTGGATCTCGGCGGCATTGACGGTCTGCTGCATGTCACTGACATGAGCTGGCGCCGCGTCTCCCATCCGAGCCAGGTACTCAATGTGGGCGATACGGTTCAGGTCAAGGTCATCCGCATCAATCCTGAAACACAGCGCATTAGCCTTGGCATGAAGCAGCTGCAGGACGATCCGTGGAATGCGGCCGCAGCCAAGTACATTCCTGGCACACGCCATACGGGCCGCGTTACCAATATTGCCGATTACGGTGCATTCATCGAACTGGAAGAAGGCGTTGAAGGCCTTGTCCACGTGTCGGAAATGTCCTGGACAAAGAAGAACGTCCATCCCGGCAAGATCGTCTCCACCTCGCAGGAAGTCGAAGTTGAAGTGCTCGACGTCGATGAAGAGAAGCGTCGCATCTCGCTCGGCCTCAAGCAGGTTCAGGCCAATCCATGGGATAGCTTCACAGATCGTTTCCCGATCGGTTCGACCATCTCTGGCGAAGTGAAGTCTGTCACGGAATTCGGTCTGTTCATCGGCCTGGAAGACGATATTGACGGCATGGCTCACCTCTCCGACCTGTCTTGGGACAAGTCGGGCGAAGAGGCACTCAAGGACTATCAGAAGGGTCAGATGGTCGAAGCCAAGATCCTGGAAGTCGATGTCGAGAAAGAACGTATCAGCCTCGGCATCAAGCAGCTGGTCAAGGACACCATGCCGGCCGGCGGGTCCAACTTCGGCAAGGGCAATGTTGTCACCTGTACGGTCACGAATGTTCAGCCCGCAGGCCTGGACGTCAGCTTCGGTGAAGACGACGCGCAAGTCGCCGCCTTCATCCGCAAGGGTGATCTGTCTCGGGACCGGTCAGAGCAGCGCCCCGAGCGCTTCGCTGTCGGTGACAAGGTTGACGCCATGATTACGCGCGTCGATCGCAAGACACGCCAGTATCAGCTGTCGATCAAGGCGCTGGAAATCAGCCAAGAGAAGGAAGCCGTAGCACAATATGGTTCATCCGACTCCGGCGCGTCGCTGGGTGACATCCTCGGTGCGGCCCTGAAAGACCAGAACTAG
- a CDS encoding integration host factor subunit beta has translation MLRSELIDKLHEENPHLTRRDMERVVAVVLETVTQTLERGARVELRGFGAFSVRHRKARPGRNPRTGEPVAVPEKHVPFFRTGKDLREKINSSRDA, from the coding sequence ATGCTGCGCTCCGAGTTGATCGATAAGCTTCACGAAGAAAACCCGCACCTGACTCGCCGGGACATGGAACGCGTGGTGGCCGTCGTTCTCGAAACGGTCACGCAGACGCTGGAACGCGGTGCCCGTGTCGAGCTGCGCGGTTTTGGCGCCTTTTCTGTTCGCCATCGCAAAGCACGTCCGGGCCGCAATCCGCGTACGGGCGAACCGGTCGCCGTACCCGAAAAACATGTCCCGTTCTTCCGCACAGGCAAGGATCTGCGCGAAAAGATCAACTCATCCCGCGACGCGTAA
- the mscL gene encoding large conductance mechanosensitive channel protein MscL, which translates to MSAARLKGDNQMGMISEFKEFAMKGNLVDMAVGFVMGSAFATVVKDFIDGVFMPAIQPIMGGLDLSEWQMVLREPVTGADGTVIDAGWIISWGQFLTSLISFIIVAFVMFLIIKSMNKMKKREEAAPAAPPAQEVLLAEIRDLLARQNAKM; encoded by the coding sequence ATGTCGGCTGCGCGACTCAAAGGGGACAATCAGATGGGAATGATTTCCGAATTCAAAGAGTTTGCCATGAAGGGCAACCTCGTCGACATGGCCGTCGGTTTCGTGATGGGATCGGCCTTTGCCACAGTGGTCAAGGATTTCATCGACGGCGTCTTCATGCCGGCGATCCAGCCGATCATGGGTGGCCTCGATCTATCGGAATGGCAGATGGTACTGCGCGAACCCGTCACAGGCGCTGACGGCACGGTTATCGACGCGGGCTGGATCATCAGCTGGGGGCAGTTCCTGACCTCGCTGATCAGCTTCATCATCGTTGCCTTCGTCATGTTCCTGATCATCAAGTCGATGAACAAGATGAAGAAGAGGGAAGAAGCTGCTCCTGCCGCGCCGCCCGCGCAGGAAGTTCTGCTGGCCGAAATCCGTGACTTGCTGGCGCGTCAGAACGCCAAGATGTAA
- a CDS encoding M48 family metallopeptidase: MVYRRMSRGRSNFGRRTVGRRGGGFRWQIMLLFAIGAAVYYFMNQETVPFTDRKQLRTMDVQQEMQLGLQSYQQILSDSRVVTNEPVVEVVREIGVKLARAAAPEDPGFDWTFNVIDSDQVNAFALPGGYTAVYTGLIPVAQNEDGLAVVMGHEIGHALAHHGAERMAQQNMQRIVGTGVAMGAGGMDYEAQRAVMGVFGGVSQYGYALPFSRKHESEADYIGLILMARACYDPREAPRLWERMAAAGGATPPEFQSTHPSPETRINDFEQWMPEAIAVYNENCPTDIR; this comes from the coding sequence ATGGTCTATCGCCGCATGTCCCGTGGTCGCAGCAATTTTGGTCGTCGTACGGTTGGGCGGCGCGGCGGGGGCTTTCGCTGGCAGATCATGCTGCTTTTCGCGATCGGGGCCGCCGTCTACTATTTCATGAATCAGGAAACTGTCCCGTTCACAGATCGCAAGCAGCTTCGCACCATGGATGTGCAACAAGAGATGCAGCTGGGTCTGCAATCCTATCAGCAGATCCTGTCCGATTCCCGCGTCGTGACCAATGAGCCGGTCGTCGAAGTGGTTCGCGAGATCGGCGTCAAGCTGGCGCGCGCCGCCGCGCCAGAAGACCCGGGCTTCGACTGGACGTTCAATGTGATCGATAGCGATCAGGTCAACGCTTTCGCCCTGCCGGGGGGCTATACGGCGGTCTATACCGGCCTGATACCCGTTGCGCAGAATGAAGATGGCTTGGCCGTCGTCATGGGCCACGAAATCGGGCATGCTCTGGCCCATCACGGTGCCGAGCGCATGGCGCAGCAAAACATGCAGCGGATTGTCGGGACTGGCGTCGCCATGGGTGCAGGCGGCATGGACTATGAGGCGCAGCGCGCCGTCATGGGCGTGTTTGGCGGGGTCAGCCAGTATGGCTATGCCTTGCCCTTTTCGCGCAAGCATGAGTCGGAAGCGGATTATATCGGTCTGATCCTGATGGCGCGAGCTTGCTACGATCCGCGCGAAGCCCCCCGCCTGTGGGAGCGTATGGCGGCTGCGGGCGGTGCGACCCCGCCGGAATTTCAGAGCACGCACCCCAGCCCGGAAACACGCATCAATGATTTCGAACAATGGATGCCCGAAGCGATCGCCGTCTATAATGAAAACTGTCCAACCGACATTCGCTGA